The genomic segment CCGGACGCTTGTGGAGCAGTCGCCCTTCGGCGTGGCTCTGCTATCCTTGCAGCCATTGCAACTCCTGCTGGCCAACGAGGCGCTCGCGCGCATTCTTGGCTGTGCTCCGGAAAGGCTCTTAGGCATGCGCGGCGAGGATCTTATCGCCCACGTGCACCCGGACGACCGCGCCCGCATTCAGGCATCCCTGGGGAACGCCTCCGCCGCTGAACCCCGTCGCCACGGCATCGTCCGTGTCATCGACGTGGATGGCGGCCTCCACCACATCGAATGCGAGGTGAGGAGGGTCACCATCGGGGGCATTCCCTTGCTGGAGTTTACCGCAATCGACATCTCCGAGAGGCTTCGGGCGGAGGCTGCACTCCGCGAGAGCCAAGAGAGGTACCGTGCCGTGGTCGAGGACCAGACCGAACTCATTTGCCGGCGCTCGGCTGACGGCACCATCCTCTTCGTGAATGAGGCCTACTGCCGCTACTACGGCAAGCAAGCCGAAGAACTGGTCGGCACCAAGTTCCTGCCTACCATGCCTGAGCACCAGCTCCGAGAGGCGCAGGATCACTTTGCGGCCCTGCGCCCCTCGCGGCCGACGCTCACCCACGAACACATCGTGCTCAACGCCAAAGGCGAGCAGCGTTGGATGCAATGGACCACCCGCGCTTTCTTCGACCGGCGTGGGCGCTTAACCGGGATGCAGGCGGTGGGGCGCGACGTCACGGAGCAGAAACGTGCCGAACAGACGGCAAAGGAAAGAACCGAAGACCTTGCCCTTGTCGCGCGCATCAACGGCGCGATTGCGGCCGGCGCCGGCATTCACCGGGTGCTGCACATCTGCGCGCAGGGCCTCATGCGCAGCTTCGGCTGCACGATGACTACCATCTTGTTGCGCAGCGAGGACGGACGCTATCTCCTCTGGGACAAGCGGATGCTCACCCGTGCCCAAGCACGGAGGATTGAGGAGGCCATCGGGCGCCCGCTCCCCTCGGTCAAGGTGGACCTGGAGTGTTCGCCTGTCTTGCGCGCCGCGCTTTTCGGCGACCGCCCGCAAGTCCTGGCCGACGAGGAGAAAGCCGACGCGCTCTTGGCGGAGCTGGCCCTCGGGGCGGGCGTAAAGCGTAAGAGTTTTCCTATTCTGCGTCAGCTGCTGGGAATCCCGCCCGCCATCAACATGCCGTTGATCTGCGGTCAGGAGCATGTGGGCGTCATCTCGATTTCGCGGGGTACGGCGTTCAGCGAAGCTGAGGTAGCACGCGTGAGCAATATCGCCGGGGCTCTGGCCTTGGCTATCAAGCATCACACTCTGGAAGATGCGCTGCGACGCAACGAGGAACGCCTTCGCCTCATGGCCACGAACCTAAACGAGGGGTTGGCCGTCATTGAAGACGACAAGCTCGTCTATGCCAACCCTCGCCTCTTGGAGATATTTGGCCTTCCGGCAGAGGGCTTGGAGCCCGCGATGCTCCTCCACTGTGCGGCTCCGGAGGAGCAGGGACGGGTGCGCACGATAGTCGAGGAGGCCCAGCGCCTCGGTCGGCGAGAACTGGAGCTGGAATACTGGATCGTGGCCAAGGACGGGAGCCGCAAGTTTGTCCGCAGCCGGTACGTCCACTGCAAGGATCGCGGCAAGGTCAGGACGTACCTGATCGCAAGCGATCTGACCGCACATCGCCTGGCAGATGCCGAGCGGGAGCGTCTCATCGGGCAGCTCTTGCAGACGCTCAGTGAGGTCAAGACGCTCACAGGCTTGCTGCCCATCTGTCCGTCATGCAAGAAGATTCGAGACGACAAGGGGTACTGGCACCAGGTTGAGGCCTACCTCAGCGCGCACACTTCCGCCCAGCTCGACTATGCGTTGTGCCCGGAGTGCGCGGGTAAAGCATATGAGCAGAGCGGACAGGAGAAAGCTGCGAACAGCCGCGGCCGCAGAGGAAGGCGCACCCCACCACTAGCCAGTGCGAAGCAGAGATGAACGAGAAACTGATCACCACCAACCGCAAGGCAAGGCACGACTACATCATCCTGGAGACGGTCGAGGCAGGCATCGCCTTGCAGGGCACAGAGGTGAAATCGCTCAGAGCCGGGCGCGCCAACCTCAAGGACAGCTACGCTGCGATCAAGGACGGGGAAGTGTGGCTCTTCCATGCTCACATCAGCCCCTACGACCACGGCAGCGTGTACAACCATGACCCGGTGCGGCCACGCAAGCTGTTGCTTCATCGCCAGGAGATTCGGCGCCTGACCAGCAAAGTTCAGGAGCGAGGACTAACGCTTGTGCCCTTGCGGATGTACTTCAAGAAAGGCCGGGCCAAAGTGGAGCTTGCCCTGGCGCGCGGCAAACGCCAGTATGACCGCCGCCAGGACATCACACGCCGTGATGTTGAACGGGATACGCAACGAGAACTGAAGGAAAAGTACCGGATCAAGCTGTAACCAGAGGCTGGGATGAGAACGGAACAGAACAACGCGTACGAGGTTCTGAAGCAACGAGGCTTTGTCTCTCAAGTGACTGACGAAGCTGCAGTCCGCGCCATGTTCGAGGCGGGTCAGGTGACATGCTACATAGGCTTCGACCCCACTGCGGACAGCCTGCACGTGGGCAGCCTGCTGCCCATTATGGCGCTGGTACATGTGCAGCGGGCCGGTCATCGCCCTATTGCCGTGATCGGCGGCGGCACTGCCATGGTGGGCGACCCCAGCGGCAAGACTGAGATGCGGCAGATGTTGAGCAGAGAGCGCATCCACAGCAACGGCTTGGCGATACGGGCGCAACTGGATCGCTATCTGCATTTCTCCGATGGTGGCGCCATCGCGGTAGACAACTACGAGTGGCTGTCGCCGCTCAACTACATCGAGTTTCTGCGCGACATCGGCCGCCACTTCAGCGTAAATCGCATGTTGACGGCGGAAGCCTATCGTCAGCGGCTGGAGACCGGCCTATCGTTCATCGAGTTCAACTACCAGATTCTCCAGGCGTACGACTTTCTCGTCCTGTTCCGGCGCTACGGCTGCACCTTACAAATGGGTGGGGACGATCAATGGGGCAACATTCTTGCAGGAGTCGACCTCATTCGCCGTTTAGAATCCGCCCAGGTGGAGGGCGTGACTTTCCCGCTGCTCACCACCGCCACCGGCGAGAAGATGGGCAAGACAGCGCGCGGGGCAGTGTGGCTTGATCCGCGCAAGACGTCGCCGTATGAGTTCTACCAGTACTGGGTCAACGTCGACGACCGCGACGTGGCGAGGTTCTTAGCCTATTTTACCCTCCTCCCGCTCCAGGAGATCGAGCAGATACAGGGCCTTGCAGGGGCGGACCTGAACTTGTGCAAGGTCGTCTTGGCCTATGAGGCAACGAAAATCACGCACGGCGAGGAGGAGGCACGCCGCGCCTTTGGCGCCGCTTCAAGTGCCTTCGGCGCGCGGATCATCCCTGCTGAACTTTTGCCTTCGAGTACCGTACCCCGGGGCGAAGGCATAGCTTCCGAAGAGGCGATTCCCACAACGGCCATCGCCCGCGAACGCCTGGACCAGGGCATCTGGATTGTTGAGCTGTTGACCGAGGTCGGCTTGGCCCGCACACGCAGCGAGGCGCGTCGGCTCATCGAACAGCGAGGCGCCTACCTCAATCAGCAGCCCATCGACTCCCTCGAACTCAGAGTCGGTCACGAACACTTTACCGAGGGGATGCTCATGCTGCGGGCCGGCAAGAAACGCTATCATCGCCTGGTGCTGGCGTGAGGCCTGCCGGAGGGCGTAAGGATGGTCAGACGGTGGCACAAGACCGAGATCGAGCTCCTGCGCGGCGACATCACGGAGATGGCAACCGACGCCATCGTCAACGCCGCCAATGAGCATCTGGCTCACGGCGCGGGCGTGGCTGGCGCGATCGTGCGTAAGGGCGGCCGCATCATCCAGGACGAGAGCAACGCCTGGGTGCGCACCCGCGGTCGCGTACCCACCGGCTCTGCTGCCATCACCACCGGCGGTGCGCTGAAGGCTCGCTACGTGATCCACGCCGTCGGTCCGGTCATGGGGTCAGGCGAGGAGGAGCGCAAGCTGCGCGACGCCACCATCGCCAGCCTGCGCTTAGCTGATGCCCACGGCCTGACGAGCATCGCCTTTCCAGCCATCAGCACCGGCGTATTCGGCTGCCCGATGGAGCTCTGCGCCCGGGCCATGTTGAGCGCGGTGCGGGACTATGTAGCGGGCGCTACTGGCCTCCGGCGCATTGTCTTCTGTCTATGGGACGAGAACGCCTTAGCTGTCTTCTCCTCCCAGCTTGAGGCTCTCATACCGCAGCCGGGGGAAGAGTTTCCGCCACCTCATTGATCCTCGCTCTGGCGGCTTTGCGGTTCTGTCTCCTCAGCTGTCTTCTCCGCGCCTGTTGAGGCAGATTCTTTCGTTTCGCCTTCCGTCTTCCCAGTGGCCTGCTGCTCCTGTGCCTTGCGGTCCTTTTCCGCTTCGTCCACGTAGTTGAGCTTCAGCTCACTGATCATGCGGTCGAGGAACCGGGCCTCGTTATCGGTGAGGTTCCCTTTCGTCTTTGCTTTCAGCATATCCAGCATGTCTATGCTCATTTGGGCCTGCACCAGATCCCGCTCGATCTTGTCGGTGAGCGGATTCTTGAGCTTGCCCATATATTGCATCGCCGAGGTGTGAAACATCATCACCAGATTGAAAAAGAGTGCCTCGAACATCTGCTCACGAGTGAACTGCTCTGCCATGCCATCCCTCCTCTTGCAACCTCCAGATTGTCACCCTGCACGGCCCCCATGCCGCATGCACTGTGATCCGTGTATTGAGACGCTCCATGCCGCACCTCGGGTTCCCATTTGCCTCAGCCGATGTCGGCCAAGCCGTACTTGCCGCGATAGTGCCTGAGGAAGTAGGATCGCACACCCTGGTCTTCACTGTGGAGCAGTTGCGGGTCGCGTGCGGCCAGTGCAAAGGCTTCGTCGCGGGCCTTCAGCAGAATCTCCACGTCGTCGACCAGGTTGGCAATCTTCATCTCGGGCAGGCCATGCTGCTTAGTGCCGAAGAGTTCGCCCGGCCCGCGCAACTTCAGATCGATCTCCGCGATGCGGAAGCCATCGGTCACCTTGGCGATGGTCTCCAGGCGCGTCCGCGCCTCTTCGGAAATGGGCGGATAGGCCAGGAGAATGCAGTACGACTGTTCCGCCCCTCGGCCGACGCGCCCGCGCAGCTGGTGAAGCTGGGGGAGCCCGAACCGCTCAGCATGCTCGATGACCATGATGGTGGCATTCGGGACGTCGACGCCCACTTCGATGACCGTCGTGCAGACCAGTACGCGCAGCTCCCCCCGCTTGAACTCCATCATGGTGCGGTCCTTGTCCTCCTGACGCATGCGCCCATGGAGTAAACCGATTGGCACATCCGAGAACAAGCCGCTGGCAAGCTGCTCAAAGCTCTCGGTGGCGGCTTTCAGGTCGACTTTTTCCGACTCTTCCACAAGCGGAAAGACGATGTAGGCCTGCGCACCTGCCAGGACTTTGTCATGGAGCCACTGATAGACTTCGGGGCGCTTGTCGCTGGTGCGCCAATAGGTCTTGACCAGCTTGCGATCCTTTGGCAGCTCATCCAACACGCTCACGTCCAAATCGCCGTAGACGGTGAGCGAAAGGGTGCGCGGGATGGGGGTTGCCGTCATCACCAGCACGTCTGGGTTTTGCCCCTTGTGCCGCAAGGTGGCGCGCTGCATCACCCCGAAGCGATGCTGCTCGTCAATGACCACAAAGCCCAGGTTGGCGAACTGCACCCCTTCCTGGATGAGCGCATGGGTGCCAACAGCGATATCCACCTTCCCCTGGGCAACGTCCTCCAAGAGCTGCTGGCGAAGGGTTCTGCTTTGCCCGCCAATGAGGAGCTCCACCCGTACCCCAAGGTCGCGGAGAAAATCGCGGATGGTGAGATAGTGCTGTTCGGCCAGGATTTCGGTGGGCGCCATGAGGGCGGCCTGATAGCCGTTCTCCACAGCGATGAGCATGCTGGTCAGGGCGACGATGGTCTTGCCGGAGCCCACGTCTCCCTGCAGCAGGCGGTTCATGGGCTGCGGCCGGCGCATGTCCTCGCGGATCTCGCGCAGCACGCGCTTTTGCGCCTCCGTGAGCTGAAACGGCAGGCGCTCCACCAATTGGCGAGTCTTTTCGCCCACCCGGGCAAATGCGATACCCGGGCCGACCGTTCCGAGGCGCCTCTTACGGTAGGCGATCATCAGTTCCAGGAAAAACAGCTCGTCAAATTTGAGGCGACGTTGCGCAAGAGTCAGGGCAGCGCGATCCCGCGGAAAGTGGATGTTCTCCAACGCCTCGCGGAGCGACATGAGACCCTGCCGTCCGAGGATTTCCTCCGGCAGGGTTTCCTCCACCGAGTCCAGATAACTGTCCAATGCGTTGCGCAGGATGCGTCGGAAACCGCGGCTATCCAGGCCCCTGCGGGCTAATGCCTCAGACGAAGGGTAGAGCGGAATGATGGCCCCGGTGTGCAGAGCCGGGGTGGTGCCCTCATCGGAGAGGTGGTCGTACTCCGGGTGCACCATCTGCAGGCCACCGTAACTTGTCACCTTTCCGGAGAAAGCGACCACCTCCCCCGGGCGGAAGAGCTTGGCGAGGTATTCAGCACGGTTGAACCAGACGACTTGCAGGAAGCCGGTGGCGTCGCCGATCAGCGCCACTGCGCGCGGCCGCCGTCCGCGGATCATTTGCACGGATTCGACCTTGCCCACGATAGTGGCGGTCATCCCTGGTTTGAGACTGGCAATGGGGCTGATTGTGCTGCGATCGAGGTAACGGCGCGGGAAGTAGTAGAGCAAGTCCTCAACGGTGTGGACATTAACCGAGCGCAGGGCGGAGGCACGCGCCTCCCCCACCCCGCGCACATATTGCACCGAGCTCTCCAGCGGAGGAACCTGTTTATCCACGTGCCTGTCGGGTGCAGGCATGGCCGTAGCCGATGGGCGCTCCTACCAGCGGGTCCGAATCGTGTACGTGAGTGTCCCCTGCGCGTCAGCTTTCACTGGGACGTCGAACTCTATGGTGTAGGCATCTTTCTTGCGATGGGGATGTGAACTCTCGCGAACTTCCCAGTCGCCCCAGACGTGTTCCACCACCGTCACCGTGACTGCCTCTTTCTTGTGGTTGCGAATGGCCACCTGCCAGGACTCTTCGCGGCTTTTCTCCCCCAACTTGCGGGAGCTCGTCTGCGTCCGTTCCACCACGATATCGAAGGCGTTCCCGAGGAAGACGCGCACCCGCTCGTCCTTCGGCGTGTGGTCAATCCAGTCTTCGCCGATGAATTCCAAGGCCTGGTCACCAGCCTCCTTGTACACGCGGATCTTCCCCTTGGGCAGAGGCATGCCAAGCCCTTGCTCACTGCTGTTGAGAAACTCCAGATTGACTCGCACCTTCTTGTCCACCGAGGGATCGTACAGGTAAAGCCGCTTGCAGCCAGTGGCCACCGGTGGAAACAGGGAGAGCTGCTTGGTCTCTAAGTCACGAATGGTCGTCGGCCGCGACAGGGTGTAGAGGTGGTACTCGAAGAGCTCTTCTTCCTGGAACTGTGGCTCAGGGGCATAGGCTAACATCACCTCTTCCTTGACCATGGCGCGAGAGCGCACGCGTTCCCCGGCGCGATGCACGTCGCCCGCCACCAACTTCAATCGCGCGTTCTCATAGGTAGCGCCGCTCGTGTTTTCGATGGAGACCCAACCGGCAAGCTCGAGCATGGTGTCGTTCTGCTTGCTCACACCCACGTATTCGGCGTGCCAGCGCATGCCACTTGTGAGGTAGCTCAGCTCCACCTTGTGCGTGCCAGGCTTCTTGTTGTCCAGCAGCCAGACGAGCGTGGGGCGGAGGATCAAGCCGGCGGGCAATGCCGGGAAGCTCATCGTCTCGATGGCCGAGCTGGAGATAGCATCCACTGACCCATCCGCGCGCTGCAAGATGGCATCGCCCGAGGCGCTCAGAAGGCGGCCTTTGAACGAACGGCCATCCTTGGTGTTCACCGCAATCTGCTCGCCAACGTACTTTTGCAGGAGCCGCTGCGTACCCACGAGGTCATACTGGAAGTTCTGCTCAAGAATCTCCACTGCCTCCGGCGCGGTCAAGGACTTGAAATGCACCGAAGTGGGGTCAATGCGCGCCGCCACATCCACGAAGCGAATTTCTTGGCTGCCCTTGCCCAGTTCCAGCGAACGCGCCTCTCGGACCAGCGCAAGATCGTTGTTGTAGACCGTGACCGCCGTGGAAATCTTCTGCTGGGCAAGCCCAGCCGATAGCCCCACGCACGCGGTCACTGCTGCCACCAGGTATGCGGGCTTCATCGCCTCATCCTCCTGCTTGGAAAAGCACATGCACGGCTGCGGTCAGCCAAGGCTACTCAGGCACTCCTGCAACTTGCTCAGACGCGCCTCAAAGTCGCTCTTTTTCTGCCGTTCGCGCTCCACCACTTCTTGGCCCGCACGCGCCAAGAAATCACGATTGCTCAACCTGGCGTTGAGGGTCTGCAGTTGTCCCTCCACGCGTTCGATCTCCTTGCTCAACCTCGCTCTCTCCAGCTCGAGGTCGATGACGCCTTCCAAAGGCACAAAAAGGGACATATTTGCCACCACGGCCCCTGCCGCAGCGCGCGGCCTGACGGTGTCAAAGGACAGCTCCTCTACCCGCGCCAGACGCTCAAGATAGTGCAAGCTGTGCTGCAACAGGGCCCGCTGATGTGGATTGGCGCCGTGCACGATAAGCTTGAGCTGCGCCTGGGGAGGCACGCGCATCTCTCCACGAATGTTGCGCACGGCACTGATCACTTCCTGCACTAAGGCGACCTCCTCTTCCGCCTTGCCGTCAGATGGCGTCTCCTCAGGCCGAGGGTACGCTTGTACCATGATGCTCGGCACCCCTTGCGCGCGTCGGCATTTTGCCGGCAGGGCCTGCCAAATCTCCTCGGTGATGAACGGCATAAAAGGATGCGCCAGGCGCAGAATGCGTTCCAGGACGGCCAGAGCCACCGAAAGGGTTACCTGTCGCCGCTTCGGCTCGGCGGAGGGGTCCAGGTGCTCTTTGGCGAACTCCACGTACCAGTCGCAATATTCGCCCCAGACAAACTTGTGCAACACTCGCGTGGCATCATTGAAGCGAAACTCATCCAGTGCGCTGCGCACGGCCTCCACTGTGGCGCGTAGCCGGCTGAGGATCCAGCGGTCCACCTGGAGCAGGTCCTCCGGCCCGAGCTCTTCAAGCAGCAGGGGCTGGTCCTCCGGGCGTACGTTCATCAGCACAAAGCGCGCAGCGTTCCACAGTTTGTTGGCGAACTTTTGCCCAAACTCCACCAGCGTATGGTCAAAACGGATGCTTCCGCCGACTGGGGTCAGGTAGACCATGGAAATGCGCAGCGCGTCAGCACCGTAGGCAGGAACTCCTTTCGCATAGGAGGGATTCTTCCTGGCAAACTCCGCGATCTCCGGGCCACTGGCGCCATCGATGAGCCAGAGCGGATCCGGGGAATTGCCCAGGGACTTGGACATTTTTCTGCCTTGGGGGTCGCGCACCACGCTGTGAAAGTAGACATCGCGGAAGGGGATGTCCCCCATGAACTCAAGGGACGCCATGATCATCCTGGCGACCCAGAAGAAGATGATGTCGGGCGCGGTGACCAGCGTGTCGCCGGGGAAAAAGACCTGAAGATCGCGGGTGCGCTCGGGCCAGCCCAAGGTGCTGAATGGCCAGAGCCAAGAGGAAAACCACGTGTCCAGCACGTCCTCGTCCTGGCGCAGGCTGTGGCTGCCGCATTCTGGGCAGCTGCTCGGTTCGGAGCGGCTCACCACTACGTGCTGGTGCTCGCAGTACCACACCGGAATGCGATGCCCCCACCAAATTTGCCTGCTGATGCACCAGTCCCGCACATTTTCCATCCAGTGGAAGTAGGTCTCTGCGTGTTGCGCCGGGTGAAAGCGGATCTTCCCTTCGCGCACCACGCGGATTGCCGGTTCCGCCAAAGGCTTCATGCGCACGAACCACTGCGTGGACAAGGCCGGCTCCACCACGGTGTCGCACCGGTAGCAATGAGGAATCGGCGTTATTTGCTCCTCGACTCCCCGCAAAAGTCCCTGCTTTTCGAGATCGTTGAGCACGCGCGCACGGGCCTCCGTCCGGTCGAGCCCCTTGTAGGGCCCAGCCTCTTCGGTCATCTTGCCGTCTTCATCGATCACCACCACTTGCGGAAGGTGGTGGCGCAGTCCCACCTGGAAATCATCAAAATCGTGTGCCGGGGTGATTTTCACGGCGCCGCTCCCCTTTTCAGGATCGGCATGTTCGTCGGCGATGATGGGGATGCGGCGTCCCAACAGAGGCAGAATCGCGTAGCGCCCGACAAGGTGGCGGTAGCGTTCATCGGCTGGGTGTACGGCCACGGCTGTATCGCCCAGCATCGTCTCCGGGCGCGTAGTAGCCACGACGATTTCGCCATCGCCGTCGGCAAGGGGATAAGCGATGGACCAGAGCTTGCCGGGCACCTCTTTGCCCGGTGACTCTTCGTCGGACAGGGCCGTCTTGCAGCGCGGGCACCAGTTGATCAAGGCGCGGTCGCGATAGACCAACCCTTTCTCGTAAAGCCGGACAAAGACCTCGCGCACCGCGGCGCTCAGCCCTTCATCCATGGTGAAGCGCTCACGCTCCCAGTCGCATGAAGCGCCAAGCCTCCGCAACTGTTCCAGGATAATGCCCCCGTACCTCTCCTTCCACTCCCAGACGCGGGCGAGAAACCGTTCGCGGCCCAAATCGTAGCGCGTCAGCCCTTCCTTGGCGAGCATTTCTTCAACCTTGTTCTGGGTGGCAATGCCCGCATGGTCAGTGCCCGGTAGCCACAGGCACTCGAATCCCTCCATCCTTTTCCAGCGGATGAGGATATCCTGGATGGTATTGTTGATGACGTGCCCCAGGGTGAGCATGCCGGTCACGTTCGGGGGCGGGATCATGATCACATAGGGCTTCTTGCTCGAATTCGCGTCGGCGTGGAACAGACGGTGCTGCTCCCAGAATCGGTACCACTTGGCCTCTACCTTCTTCGGGTCGTAAACCTTGTCCATAGCCTGTTGCGTCATTCTGTCTCCGGATAGCTCGATGAACCAGTTACCGCCTCACTCCCGCAGCGCAAGGCTGAAGGCAGTGGTGAGCTTGAGAATATCCTTGTTCGCCTTGTCCAAGCGCGTGGCCAAAGTCGAAGCAATGTTGCGCATCAAGAGGAAACCGAGGGAGGGGTCCTCATGGCACAGGGTCATACAAGGCTTGCGGCGCAGCAAACCCAGCGTAGATTCCGTCAGCGTGCGCACCGTAGCGGTGCGGTGGTGGCTATCGTCCAGGAGCGCCATCTCGCCGAAAAAAGGCGACTGCGCCGCGGACAGCCGGTCCAGGGCCTTGTCGCGGGTGTCCACATTCCCGCGCGCCACCATGAGGGTCAGGCTCTTAGAAACTTCGACCTCGCCAGCTAAGAGAAGATAGAGAGCATCGCCGCTCTCTCCTTCCTGAACGATCACCTCGCCAGCCGGATACTCCCTGACCTCGACGATCTCCCACAGGCGCGCCAACTGCGCCGAGCTCATTCCCTCGAATATGGGAAAGGCGGCGAGCCTTTCCGGCCCAATCGCTGCGGCCTTGCGTTTACTTCTGGACACCTCACCCCTCCTCTACCGGTGCGATGGTCACCGCCACATCGCGCTCCTGAATAATGTAGGAATCCGGGGGATTGAGATTGACCTCCACCCTGGGGCGTCTCCCCAACCCTTTGCACGATTCTTCCAGCTTGCGCCGGATGAAATCGTCGATGGCTGAGTAGTCGCCGGCCAGCACTTGCTCCAAGTTCAGCCCCTGCTCTTCGCTGATAAAGCCCAGCAGCAGGGCACCCTTGCTTTCGCGCAAGTGGCGAGCAAACTCGCCGGAGGTTTTGCCGACAAAGCCACCGGGCACTGACTGGCGGACCAGTCGCATGCCCCTGCTTTCCCCGAGCAGCGCATCGAGCATCTCAGGAACGCCGGGCATGGCCACATGCGCTGCCAAGAAGAAACTGCTGTGCGCGTCGCCGATCACAATGCGATCGGCATTGGCGCGGCGCAGGTGTGGC from the Calditrichota bacterium genome contains:
- a CDS encoding valine--tRNA ligase; the encoded protein is MTQQAMDKVYDPKKVEAKWYRFWEQHRLFHADANSSKKPYVIMIPPPNVTGMLTLGHVINNTIQDILIRWKRMEGFECLWLPGTDHAGIATQNKVEEMLAKEGLTRYDLGRERFLARVWEWKERYGGIILEQLRRLGASCDWERERFTMDEGLSAAVREVFVRLYEKGLVYRDRALINWCPRCKTALSDEESPGKEVPGKLWSIAYPLADGDGEIVVATTRPETMLGDTAVAVHPADERYRHLVGRYAILPLLGRRIPIIADEHADPEKGSGAVKITPAHDFDDFQVGLRHHLPQVVVIDEDGKMTEEAGPYKGLDRTEARARVLNDLEKQGLLRGVEEQITPIPHCYRCDTVVEPALSTQWFVRMKPLAEPAIRVVREGKIRFHPAQHAETYFHWMENVRDWCISRQIWWGHRIPVWYCEHQHVVVSRSEPSSCPECGSHSLRQDEDVLDTWFSSWLWPFSTLGWPERTRDLQVFFPGDTLVTAPDIIFFWVARMIMASLEFMGDIPFRDVYFHSVVRDPQGRKMSKSLGNSPDPLWLIDGASGPEIAEFARKNPSYAKGVPAYGADALRISMVYLTPVGGSIRFDHTLVEFGQKFANKLWNAARFVLMNVRPEDQPLLLEELGPEDLLQVDRWILSRLRATVEAVRSALDEFRFNDATRVLHKFVWGEYCDWYVEFAKEHLDPSAEPKRRQVTLSVALAVLERILRLAHPFMPFITEEIWQALPAKCRRAQGVPSIMVQAYPRPEETPSDGKAEEEVALVQEVISAVRNIRGEMRVPPQAQLKLIVHGANPHQRALLQHSLHYLERLARVEELSFDTVRPRAAAGAVVANMSLFVPLEGVIDLELERARLSKEIERVEGQLQTLNARLSNRDFLARAGQEVVERERQKKSDFEARLSKLQECLSSLG
- a CDS encoding cyclic nucleotide-binding domain-containing protein, which gives rise to MSRSKRKAAAIGPERLAAFPIFEGMSSAQLARLWEIVEVREYPAGEVIVQEGESGDALYLLLAGEVEVSKSLTLMVARGNVDTRDKALDRLSAAQSPFFGEMALLDDSHHRTATVRTLTESTLGLLRRKPCMTLCHEDPSLGFLLMRNIASTLATRLDKANKDILKLTTAFSLALRE